One Triplophysa rosa linkage group LG21, Trosa_1v2, whole genome shotgun sequence DNA segment encodes these proteins:
- the gltpd2a gene encoding ceramide-1-phosphate transfer protein isoform X2, with protein MRPRKRQCVVISVVLCLLLFVSSLWLPQEVFLSCDQSWRPCLSVYAATREIVHDVTPAPGGDVIRECAGQKFQVSRLLHRLNSALGPASDVLLEPYLLCWEELIKFMESLGPLVGFFTHKVEEKIILLRHLSQEEAAKHRSVPHQPTHNPQSAGPHPAYHSVRSMLEAELQRGVVSFDSQTASGSRTLLRLHRSLLWLQLLLEKLGAEPEGRSMGELCREAYLQVLAPHHPWLLQRAAELVFRAMPERTVFLQLVCVRRQEEAEPVINIIVTAIREIHRRTERELNIRNMLELP; from the exons ATGAGACCTCGCAAGCGGCAGTGTGTCGtgatctcagtggttttgtgtttacttctgtttgtGAGCTCACTGTGGCTGC CTCAAGAAGTGTTTCTGAGCTGTGATCAGTCATGGCGGCCGTGTCTGAGTGTGTATGCAGCAACCAGAGAG ATCGTTCATGATGTGACACCTGCACCAGGAGGCGATGTCATCAGAGAGTGTGCTGGACAGAAGTTTCAAGTGTCCCGCCTCCTCCACCGTCTAAACTCCGCCCTTGGCCCCGCCTCTGACGTTCTGTTGGAACCGTACCTGCTCTGCTGGGAGGAGCTGATCAA GTTTATGGAGTCTTTAGGTCCGCTGGTGGGTTTCTTCACTCATAAGGTTGAAGAGAAGATCATCCTCCTCCGACACCTCTCGCAGGAAGAAGCTGCTAAACACAGAAGCGTCCCACATCAGCCTACCCACAATCCTCAGAGTGCAGGGCCTCACCCCGCCTATCACTCGGTGCGCTCCATGCTGGAGGCGGAGCTGCAGAGGGGTGTGGTCTCCTTCGACAGTCAGACGGCCTCCGGGAGCCGGACCCTGCTGCGTCTCCATCGCTCGTTGCTATGGTTACAGCTGCTGCTGGAGAAGCTGGGGGCGGAGCCCGAGGGGCGGAGCATGGGCGAGCTGTGTCGTGAAGCGTACCTGCAGGTGTTAGCGCCGCATCACCCGTGGCTTCTGCAGAGAGCCGCCGAACTGGTGTTCCGCGCCATGCCGGAGCGCACCGTCTTCCTGCAGCTCGTGTGTGTGCGCAGACAGGAAGAGGCGGAGCCTGTGATAAACATCATCGTCACAGCCATCCGAGAAATTCACCGGCGGACGGAGAGAGAACTGAACATCAGAAACATGCTGGAGCTGCCGTAA
- the gltpd2a gene encoding ceramide-1-phosphate transfer protein isoform X1: protein MEDRKTDGVTPPTTPSKATPPSPVSSDRPMGLSSPELIKQLQQPHVLKQVPVSTGLTTVFCGRGRQREREREREKAKRVRRRDVNVTRMRPRKRQCVVISVVLCLLLFVSSLWLPQEVFLSCDQSWRPCLSVYAATREIVHDVTPAPGGDVIRECAGQKFQVSRLLHRLNSALGPASDVLLEPYLLCWEELIKFMESLGPLVGFFTHKVEEKIILLRHLSQEEAAKHRSVPHQPTHNPQSAGPHPAYHSVRSMLEAELQRGVVSFDSQTASGSRTLLRLHRSLLWLQLLLEKLGAEPEGRSMGELCREAYLQVLAPHHPWLLQRAAELVFRAMPERTVFLQLVCVRRQEEAEPVINIIVTAIREIHRRTERELNIRNMLELP from the exons ATGGAGGACAGAAAG ACTGATGGTGTAACTCCACCCACAACTCCATCCAAAGCCACGCCCCCTTCACCCGTGTCTTCTGATCGCCCAA TGGGTTTGAGCAGTCCAGAGTTAATAAAACAACTACAGCAGCCTCACGTCCTAAAACAAGTTCCTGTGTCCACGGGACTTACGACGGTCTTCTGTGGACGAGGACGACAg agagagagagagagagagagagagaaggcaaAGCGTGTGAGGAGACGAGACGTTAATGTGACAAGAATGAGACCTCGCAAGCGGCAGTGTGTCGtgatctcagtggttttgtgtttacttctgtttgtGAGCTCACTGTGGCTGC CTCAAGAAGTGTTTCTGAGCTGTGATCAGTCATGGCGGCCGTGTCTGAGTGTGTATGCAGCAACCAGAGAG ATCGTTCATGATGTGACACCTGCACCAGGAGGCGATGTCATCAGAGAGTGTGCTGGACAGAAGTTTCAAGTGTCCCGCCTCCTCCACCGTCTAAACTCCGCCCTTGGCCCCGCCTCTGACGTTCTGTTGGAACCGTACCTGCTCTGCTGGGAGGAGCTGATCAA GTTTATGGAGTCTTTAGGTCCGCTGGTGGGTTTCTTCACTCATAAGGTTGAAGAGAAGATCATCCTCCTCCGACACCTCTCGCAGGAAGAAGCTGCTAAACACAGAAGCGTCCCACATCAGCCTACCCACAATCCTCAGAGTGCAGGGCCTCACCCCGCCTATCACTCGGTGCGCTCCATGCTGGAGGCGGAGCTGCAGAGGGGTGTGGTCTCCTTCGACAGTCAGACGGCCTCCGGGAGCCGGACCCTGCTGCGTCTCCATCGCTCGTTGCTATGGTTACAGCTGCTGCTGGAGAAGCTGGGGGCGGAGCCCGAGGGGCGGAGCATGGGCGAGCTGTGTCGTGAAGCGTACCTGCAGGTGTTAGCGCCGCATCACCCGTGGCTTCTGCAGAGAGCCGCCGAACTGGTGTTCCGCGCCATGCCGGAGCGCACCGTCTTCCTGCAGCTCGTGTGTGTGCGCAGACAGGAAGAGGCGGAGCCTGTGATAAACATCATCGTCACAGCCATCCGAGAAATTCACCGGCGGACGGAGAGAGAACTGAACATCAGAAACATGCTGGAGCTGCCGTAA